One genomic region from Drosophila busckii strain San Diego stock center, stock number 13000-0081.31 chromosome 3R, ASM1175060v1, whole genome shotgun sequence encodes:
- the LOC108602873 gene encoding peptidyl-prolyl cis-trans isomerase NIMA-interacting 4 has protein sequence MPPKKDTKGGKDAKGGGGKKPAAEDKGAGKEKKGGNAVKVRHILCEKQSKIMEAMEKLKAGQKFPEVATAYSEDKARQGGDLGWQIRGAMVGPFQDAAFALPISTVNNPVYTDPPIKTKFGYHIIMVEGKK, from the exons aTGCCGCCtaaaaaagatacaaaaggTGGAAAGGATGCGAAAGGTGGCGGTGGCAAAAAGCCGGCAGCCGAAGACAAAG GAGCCGGTAAGGAAAAGAAAGGTGGCAATGCGGTTAAGGTGCGACACATACTCTGTGAGAAGCAGAGCAAGATTATGGAAGCTATGGAGAAATTGAAGGCTGGACAAAAGTTTCCTGAGGTGGCGACAGCCTACAGTGAAGACAAGGCACGACAGGGTGGCGATTTGGGTTGGCAAATACGTGGCGCGATGGTTGGACCCTTCCAGGACGCAGCCTTTGCACTGCCTATCTCTACTGTCAACAATCCCGTTTACACAGATCCACCGATTAAAACGAAATTTGGTTATCACATAATAATGGTTGAAGGCAAGAAATAA